A single window of Granulicella cerasi DNA harbors:
- a CDS encoding TlpA family protein disulfide reductase has product MKPVLALTAAALLFTATALHAQATPDSIRKEIGTLRSLPEAERGTRTGSIAKEIATLPDGKPKLGLALGLAHLSTEGDPGRDNLQAVTDTLAAATNGFPVPEANGKPAEPYNELATLARYEEMKVSGPIAQNPQYIAALDKLAKDDEEVSKQDFTAKDIKGKKWTLSQLRGKIVIVNFWATWCPPCRMELPALDNIADKLPNDVVVLALTDEDSLKVQPILSRIPHLTVLFDSDHKAATKFKVNSLPKTFVFDREGKLAAVAIDGRTPRQFVAMLKKAGLKL; this is encoded by the coding sequence ATGAAACCCGTACTCGCTCTCACCGCTGCTGCACTCCTCTTCACCGCTACCGCGTTGCATGCCCAGGCCACTCCCGACAGCATTCGCAAGGAGATCGGCACGCTGCGCTCGCTGCCCGAAGCCGAGCGCGGCACGCGCACCGGCTCCATCGCCAAAGAGATCGCCACACTGCCCGACGGCAAACCCAAGCTCGGCCTTGCGCTGGGGCTGGCGCATCTCTCCACCGAAGGCGACCCCGGTCGCGACAACCTGCAAGCTGTGACCGACACGCTCGCCGCCGCGACCAACGGCTTCCCCGTGCCTGAAGCCAACGGCAAGCCCGCCGAGCCGTACAACGAGCTCGCCACCCTCGCGCGCTACGAAGAGATGAAGGTCTCCGGCCCCATCGCGCAGAACCCGCAGTACATCGCCGCGCTCGACAAGCTCGCGAAGGACGACGAAGAGGTCAGCAAGCAGGACTTCACCGCTAAGGACATCAAGGGCAAGAAGTGGACGCTGAGCCAACTGCGCGGCAAGATCGTCATCGTCAACTTCTGGGCGACGTGGTGCCCACCCTGCCGCATGGAGCTGCCCGCGCTCGACAACATCGCCGACAAGCTGCCCAACGACGTCGTCGTGCTCGCACTCACCGATGAAGATTCGCTGAAGGTGCAGCCCATCCTCTCGCGCATCCCGCACCTCACCGTGCTCTTCGACAGCGACCACAAGGCCGCGACGAAGTTCAAGGTGAACAGCCTGCCGAAGACCTTTGTCTTCGATCGCGAAGGCAAGCTCGCTGCCGTTGCTATCGATGGCCGCACACCGCGACAGTTCGTGGCGATGCTGAAGAAAGCCGGGCTGAAGCTCTAA
- a CDS encoding aryl-sulfate sulfotransferase, producing MKTLFRSVSVLAAALALSSAAHAGDPPRVYPTGTTVYNPAKAYNSYVAFSGPDGLMHLIDMNGHEVKRWSHGGNPGEVLDPKLVGGARGHVMLQLAENGDKRGGIFTNKTFGEADWNDKTVWSWSGEGKDGSALQNHDWARLPNGHTLMLRTVVHAVPMVGPTVIGDQGIVEVDQQGKVVWTWDAGDHLAEFGFSPEGIRYLQARVAKNGAEPYGYLEINDMQVLGPNQWFDAGDKRFDPENIMIDARKGNVVLIISKRTGKVVWSLGPNFPGDELSPDQRIGNKTLPRPVDQISGQHNAHLIAKGLPGAGHLLLFDDEGGAGFPPAALGIYAGSRILEIDPVKKQIVWQYTGEDSGRPTWTFFSSFVSSAHRLPNGNTLICEGMYGRLFQITPTGEIVWEYVVPYLGHGKRGDKPFESMLTYRAQAVPYDWVPEGTPHTETPVQELDITSYRVGQP from the coding sequence TTGAAGACTCTGTTCCGCTCTGTCTCTGTGCTGGCTGCTGCGTTGGCTCTTAGCTCCGCTGCTCATGCGGGCGATCCGCCGCGGGTGTATCCGACGGGCACGACGGTCTACAACCCGGCGAAGGCGTACAACAGCTATGTCGCGTTCAGCGGGCCTGATGGGCTGATGCACCTGATCGACATGAACGGCCACGAGGTGAAGCGCTGGTCGCATGGCGGCAACCCCGGCGAGGTGCTTGATCCGAAGCTCGTGGGCGGAGCGCGCGGCCACGTGATGCTGCAGCTTGCGGAAAATGGCGACAAACGCGGCGGCATCTTCACGAACAAGACCTTCGGCGAAGCGGACTGGAATGACAAGACCGTGTGGTCGTGGAGCGGCGAGGGCAAGGATGGCTCGGCGTTGCAGAATCACGACTGGGCGCGGCTGCCGAACGGGCATACGCTGATGCTTCGCACGGTGGTGCACGCGGTGCCGATGGTTGGGCCGACGGTGATCGGCGATCAGGGCATCGTCGAGGTCGATCAGCAGGGCAAGGTGGTGTGGACGTGGGACGCGGGCGATCATCTCGCGGAGTTCGGCTTCTCGCCGGAGGGCATCAGGTATCTGCAGGCGCGTGTGGCCAAGAACGGTGCGGAGCCGTATGGCTATCTCGAGATCAACGACATGCAGGTGCTCGGGCCGAACCAGTGGTTCGACGCAGGCGACAAGCGCTTTGACCCCGAGAACATCATGATCGACGCCCGCAAGGGCAACGTGGTGCTGATCATTTCAAAGCGCACAGGCAAGGTGGTCTGGAGCCTTGGGCCGAACTTTCCGGGCGATGAGCTGTCGCCGGACCAGCGCATCGGCAACAAGACGCTGCCGCGTCCGGTGGACCAGATCTCGGGCCAGCACAACGCGCATTTGATCGCGAAGGGCCTGCCGGGTGCAGGGCATCTGCTGCTCTTTGACGACGAAGGCGGCGCAGGCTTTCCGCCTGCAGCGTTGGGAATTTATGCGGGCTCGCGCATTCTGGAGATCGACCCGGTGAAGAAGCAGATCGTGTGGCAGTACACGGGCGAAGACTCCGGCCGGCCAACGTGGACGTTCTTTTCGTCGTTCGTGTCGAGCGCGCATCGTCTGCCGAACGGCAACACGTTGATCTGCGAGGGCATGTATGGACGCCTCTTCCAGATCACGCCGACGGGCGAGATCGTGTGGGAGTACGTAGTGCCGTACCTCGGCCACGGCAAGCGTGGCGACAAGCCGTTCGAGTCGATGCTGACGTATCGCGCGCAGGCGGTGCCGTATGACTGGGTTCCCGAAGGCACGCCGCACACGGAGACGCCGGTGCAGGAACTCGACATCACGAGCTATCGCGTGGGGCAACCGTAG
- the proB gene encoding glutamate 5-kinase — translation MRRIVVKLGTNVIMRTDGKVALGLLCGLVEQVAALREQGYEVLVVSSGAVGLGVERLGLSTRPTVLAQVQACAAIGQSRLMALYGDAFDRFNCPIAQVLLTEDDFRDPTRHANLRATLDALLTLGVIPIVNENDTVSTMELERPAEGAPQRLFGDNDKLSALLVKHINADLLVLLSDVDGLYDRNPTEPGAQVLQRVEVIDESVLALAQGGNGRGRGGMSSKLESANIALRAGKQVVIANGRTPQVLERLLAGEVLGTRFAAPVAAGSWR, via the coding sequence ATGCGTCGCATCGTAGTCAAGCTTGGAACGAACGTGATCATGCGCACGGATGGCAAGGTAGCGTTGGGTTTGTTGTGCGGCCTGGTGGAACAGGTGGCGGCGCTGCGTGAGCAGGGCTATGAGGTGTTGGTTGTATCTTCGGGCGCTGTGGGGCTCGGTGTGGAGCGACTGGGGCTGAGCACGCGACCGACGGTACTGGCGCAGGTGCAGGCGTGTGCGGCGATTGGCCAGTCGCGACTGATGGCGCTGTATGGTGACGCATTCGACCGCTTCAACTGCCCGATCGCGCAGGTGCTGCTGACCGAAGATGATTTCCGCGATCCGACACGCCATGCCAATCTGCGCGCGACGCTCGATGCGTTGCTGACGCTGGGCGTGATTCCGATCGTGAACGAGAACGATACGGTTTCGACGATGGAGCTGGAGCGCCCGGCGGAAGGCGCGCCGCAGCGTCTGTTCGGCGACAATGACAAGCTTTCGGCGCTGCTGGTGAAGCACATCAACGCCGACTTGCTGGTGCTGCTTTCGGATGTGGATGGACTTTACGATCGCAATCCAACGGAGCCGGGCGCGCAGGTGTTGCAGCGCGTTGAGGTGATCGACGAGAGCGTGTTGGCGCTGGCGCAGGGCGGCAATGGCCGCGGTCGCGGTGGCATGAGCTCGAAGCTCGAGAGCGCGAACATCGCGCTGCGCGCGGGAAAGCAGGTGGTGATCGCGAACGGTCGCACGCCGCAGGTGCTCGAGCGTTTGCTCGCGGGTGAAGTGCTCGGAACGCGCTTTGCTGCGCCGGTGGCTGCTGGGAGTTGGCGATGA
- a CDS encoding geranylgeranyl reductase family protein gives MAFSYDALIVGSGPAGCAAAFDLARNGKRVLLLDKRLFPRPKACACGLTRKTLAALRYSVDPVVERVCDEIVLQRATSGTVADKSQEIRVKAKTPIAAMAVREKFDAYCLEQTLKAGAKGGSAEWMKIDNILTLDEQPDHVALTVATNDGPQTFTAPVLIGADGSNGQTRRLSTQSKLLTGEEPQWYMRGFALEAMVPYTSLPVPLPEGDGPQDLVFDFAPLADGYGWLFPKGDHINIGVGAFAPDNDPINAKLKTVTRALLAEYTRTKLGVELPAEVTGQYLGMGGHRYAPRGRVLLVGDAAGLVDPLTGEGIHSALVSGQAAAAAILGAPYAMAEGYAHHLRPLQEVLAFSDRASRSFYREPARGFKVMRWPLLRNLVLKTYADGVGKTKLLATLARWAS, from the coding sequence ATGGCTTTCTCCTACGATGCTCTGATCGTCGGCTCCGGACCGGCTGGCTGCGCCGCGGCCTTTGATCTTGCCCGCAACGGCAAGCGCGTTCTGCTGCTCGACAAGCGGCTCTTCCCTCGCCCCAAAGCCTGCGCCTGCGGGCTCACACGCAAGACACTCGCGGCGCTGCGCTACTCCGTCGATCCCGTGGTTGAGCGCGTGTGCGACGAGATCGTGCTGCAACGCGCAACGAGCGGCACCGTCGCCGACAAGTCGCAGGAGATTCGCGTGAAGGCAAAGACGCCCATCGCCGCGATGGCCGTGCGCGAGAAGTTCGATGCCTATTGCCTTGAGCAGACGCTGAAGGCCGGCGCCAAAGGCGGCAGCGCCGAGTGGATGAAGATCGATAACATCCTCACGCTGGACGAACAGCCCGACCACGTCGCCCTGACCGTGGCCACCAACGATGGCCCGCAGACCTTCACCGCGCCTGTGCTCATCGGCGCCGACGGCTCCAACGGCCAGACGCGTCGCCTCTCCACGCAGAGCAAACTCCTTACCGGCGAAGAGCCGCAGTGGTACATGCGCGGCTTCGCGCTCGAGGCGATGGTGCCGTACACGAGCCTCCCCGTACCGCTGCCCGAAGGAGACGGTCCGCAGGACCTGGTCTTCGACTTCGCTCCGCTCGCCGATGGCTACGGCTGGCTGTTCCCCAAGGGCGATCACATCAACATCGGCGTCGGCGCATTCGCCCCCGACAACGATCCGATCAACGCGAAGCTGAAGACGGTAACGCGCGCGCTGCTCGCCGAGTACACCCGCACCAAGCTTGGCGTGGAGCTTCCTGCCGAGGTGACCGGACAGTACCTCGGCATGGGCGGTCATCGCTACGCGCCGCGTGGCCGCGTACTGCTCGTCGGCGATGCTGCGGGGCTCGTCGATCCCCTGACCGGCGAAGGCATCCACTCTGCGCTCGTGAGCGGACAGGCGGCAGCAGCAGCGATCCTCGGCGCACCCTATGCCATGGCAGAAGGCTACGCGCATCATCTGCGTCCGCTGCAAGAGGTGCTCGCGTTCTCCGATCGCGCATCGCGTTCGTTCTATCGCGAGCCCGCGCGCGGCTTCAAGGTGATGCGCTGGCCGCTGCTGCGTAACCTCGTGCTGAAGACCTACGCCGACGGTGTCGGCAAGACAAAACTGCTCGCCACCCTCGCACGATGGGCCAGCTAG
- a CDS encoding prephenate dehydrogenase, which translates to MATRVLILGTGLIGASIGLALKSLGAAFEGEVLGWDPNAAESAEALRIGALDRVLASQEDVLALNAADVYVLAAPVLPILDWMERLAPVLSEGQLVTDVGSTKVVICEKANALFNQPGRATFLPGHPMAGKESGGAAIAEASLFRGATWLFTSLAEPTPLTLQWQAWIAAFGAVPREIEALRHDKVCAWVSHLPQMLSTAFAALLEDSFGEDAAAMEDIRAIGGRALRETTRLGASPYSMWRDIAMTNTQPLAATLFALEQHLAHIRENLRTPELREEFRAANRFRSTR; encoded by the coding sequence ATGGCCACGCGCGTTCTCATTCTCGGCACGGGACTCATCGGCGCAAGCATCGGGCTTGCGCTGAAGTCGCTCGGCGCTGCGTTTGAGGGCGAGGTGTTGGGCTGGGACCCGAATGCGGCCGAGTCTGCGGAGGCGCTGCGCATCGGTGCGCTCGATCGCGTGCTGGCTTCGCAGGAGGATGTGCTCGCCCTGAACGCTGCAGATGTGTACGTGCTCGCTGCGCCGGTGTTGCCGATCCTCGATTGGATGGAGCGGCTGGCGCCGGTGCTGAGCGAAGGACAACTGGTGACGGACGTTGGCAGCACGAAAGTTGTGATCTGCGAAAAGGCGAACGCGCTGTTCAATCAGCCGGGGCGCGCAACGTTTTTGCCGGGACATCCGATGGCGGGCAAAGAGTCTGGCGGCGCTGCGATCGCGGAGGCCTCGCTCTTCCGCGGGGCCACCTGGTTGTTTACTTCGCTGGCAGAGCCAACGCCTCTGACGCTGCAGTGGCAGGCGTGGATCGCCGCGTTCGGCGCGGTGCCGCGTGAGATTGAAGCGCTGCGCCATGACAAGGTTTGCGCCTGGGTTTCGCATCTGCCGCAGATGTTGTCGACGGCGTTTGCGGCTTTGCTCGAAGATTCGTTCGGCGAGGACGCGGCGGCGATGGAAGACATCCGCGCGATCGGCGGGCGTGCACTGCGCGAGACGACGCGCCTCGGTGCCAGCCCGTATTCGATGTGGCGCGACATCGCGATGACGAACACGCAGCCGCTTGCGGCGACGCTCTTCGCGCTGGAGCAGCACCTGGCGCATATTCGCGAGAACCTGCGCACGCCGGAGTTGCGCGAAGAGTTCCGCGCCGCGAATCGGTTTCGCTCCACGCGTTAG
- a CDS encoding rhodanese-like domain-containing protein: MHLLDAIMHHGYVATAVILFVAACGVPLPLSLVLLTAGAAAHAGTLSFPTLVACAVIAGVCGDTLMYFGGRFTGWWLLAGLCRLSVNPETCIFGSARSFYKRGPRTLLFAKFVPGLATVAAPLAGSLYMRPSRFLRLDLLGVTFYVLTWTTLGYFFSHALRTLTAWVIGFGHVTAAMFTTLFVLYLLYLIIATLRDTRFTTVERVAAVELRQRLSLHKAHERVVVIADVRSHGYYDPKATRIKNSIRIEPNRLREELSALREFMAPECDIYLYCSCAHDATSVRVAKVLEQENCHTKVIRGGLRAWVKAGGEVEPVPHSEMEHLPRFE, from the coding sequence ATGCATCTGCTCGACGCCATCATGCACCACGGTTATGTGGCGACGGCTGTGATCCTGTTTGTCGCGGCCTGCGGCGTGCCGCTGCCGCTCAGCTTAGTGCTGCTGACTGCAGGGGCAGCCGCCCATGCGGGCACGCTTTCGTTTCCGACGCTTGTAGCCTGCGCGGTCATCGCGGGCGTTTGTGGCGACACGCTGATGTACTTCGGCGGACGCTTCACTGGCTGGTGGCTGCTCGCGGGGTTGTGCCGCCTGAGCGTGAACCCGGAAACCTGCATCTTCGGCTCGGCGCGCTCGTTCTACAAGCGCGGCCCGCGAACGCTGCTCTTCGCGAAGTTCGTGCCAGGGCTCGCGACCGTAGCCGCCCCGCTTGCGGGCAGTCTGTACATGCGCCCGTCGCGGTTCTTGCGGCTGGACCTTCTCGGTGTCACTTTCTATGTGCTCACGTGGACGACGCTTGGCTACTTCTTCTCGCACGCGCTGCGCACGCTCACCGCGTGGGTGATCGGCTTCGGCCATGTCACGGCGGCGATGTTCACGACGCTGTTCGTGCTGTACCTGCTGTATCTCATCATCGCGACGCTGCGCGACACGCGCTTCACCACGGTAGAACGCGTCGCTGCGGTGGAGCTGCGCCAGCGCCTCTCGCTGCATAAGGCGCATGAGCGCGTGGTGGTGATCGCCGATGTGCGCTCGCACGGGTATTACGATCCGAAGGCGACGCGCATCAAGAACTCGATTCGCATTGAGCCGAACCGTCTGCGCGAAGAGCTTTCTGCGCTGCGTGAGTTCATGGCACCGGAGTGCGATATCTATCTCTACTGCTCGTGCGCGCACGACGCCACGAGCGTCCGCGTCGCGAAGGTGCTGGAGCAGGAGAACTGCCATACGAAGGTGATTCGTGGCGGCCTGCGGGCGTGGGTGAAGGCGGGTGGCGAGGTCGAGCCTGTGCCGCACAGCGAGATGGAACATCTACCGCGTTTCGAGTAG
- a CDS encoding glutamate-5-semialdehyde dehydrogenase, which yields MSERTVREIAVAAKAASRVLAPLDEAKRNAALEAMADAIAAAGPELSAANAEDLKAAESLSGEDALSPSTLSRLKLNKAKLQEMVEQIRSVAALPDPLGRVLDATELDNANPLPGGSVDGLHLQKISVPLGVLAVIFEARPDAVTQIAALALKSGNAVMLKPGKEVERTAIALVDVLRKAVAAAGLPSDLISLVLGRERAAEMLAMHDAIDMMIPRGAKKLVEYVQANTRIPVLGHAEGICHIYVDLAADEQLALRVIDDAKLDYPAACNAVETVLVHRDIADEFVPKLAEHLSRRGVKLHGDSEVLKLTKDATPVADWSHEYGEPEIAVGVVDSLDAAIAHIHTHGSSHTESILTEDAVAAERFLREVDAAGVYHNASTRFADGFRYGFGAEVGISTSRFHARGPVGLDGLTTYKYVLRGRGHVAGDYRGVAGRSFTHRKES from the coding sequence ATGAGCGAGCGCACGGTTCGCGAGATCGCTGTCGCTGCCAAAGCGGCTTCGCGTGTGCTCGCGCCACTGGATGAAGCGAAGCGCAACGCTGCGTTGGAAGCGATGGCGGATGCCATTGCAGCAGCGGGGCCGGAGTTGTCTGCAGCGAACGCGGAAGACTTGAAGGCTGCGGAGTCGTTGAGCGGCGAGGATGCACTATCGCCTTCGACGCTCTCGCGCTTGAAGCTGAACAAAGCGAAGTTGCAGGAGATGGTGGAACAGATTCGCTCGGTGGCGGCATTGCCTGATCCTCTTGGTCGGGTGCTGGATGCGACGGAGTTGGACAACGCGAATCCGTTGCCCGGTGGCAGCGTGGATGGCCTGCATCTGCAGAAGATTTCTGTGCCGCTCGGTGTGTTGGCGGTGATCTTTGAAGCACGTCCGGACGCGGTGACGCAGATTGCGGCGCTGGCGCTGAAGAGCGGCAATGCGGTGATGTTGAAGCCGGGCAAAGAAGTGGAACGCACGGCGATTGCGTTGGTGGATGTGTTGCGCAAAGCTGTCGCGGCTGCTGGTTTGCCGAGCGATCTGATTTCGCTGGTGCTGGGGCGGGAGCGCGCAGCAGAGATGCTGGCGATGCACGATGCGATCGATATGATGATCCCGCGCGGCGCGAAGAAGCTGGTGGAGTACGTGCAGGCGAATACGCGCATTCCAGTGTTGGGTCATGCCGAGGGCATCTGCCATATCTATGTCGATCTCGCTGCGGATGAGCAGCTAGCGTTGCGCGTGATTGACGATGCGAAGCTCGATTATCCGGCGGCGTGCAATGCGGTGGAGACGGTGCTGGTGCATCGCGATATCGCCGATGAGTTTGTGCCGAAGCTTGCCGAGCATCTCTCGCGTCGCGGCGTGAAGTTGCATGGTGACAGCGAAGTGTTGAAGCTCACGAAGGATGCAACGCCGGTTGCGGACTGGTCGCATGAGTACGGCGAGCCGGAGATCGCTGTGGGTGTTGTGGACTCGCTCGATGCGGCGATCGCGCACATTCACACGCATGGCTCATCGCACACGGAGAGCATTCTTACGGAGGATGCTGTGGCCGCAGAGCGCTTCCTGCGCGAGGTGGATGCGGCGGGCGTGTATCACAACGCGAGCACGCGTTTTGCTGATGGCTTTCGTTACGGCTTTGGTGCCGAGGTGGGCATCAGCACGAGCAGGTTTCACGCGCGCGGACCCGTGGGGCTAGATGGCTTGACGACGTACAAGTATGTGTTGCGCGGGCGCGGTCATGTGGCTGGCGACTATCGCGGTGTGGCGGGCCGCAGCTTCACGCACAGGAAAGAAAGCTAG
- the obgE gene encoding GTPase ObgE yields the protein MFIDEARIRIKAGDGGNGCMAFRREKFVPRGGPSGGDGGHGGDIVLRSSRMHNTLVHFRFNPEHKSERGEHGLGSNMSGRSGEPLVLKVPVGTVVYDEETGAQIHDFQHVDEDFVIARGGRGGRGNQHFATSTHQAPREHELGRPGEARTLRLELRLLADAGLVGFPNVGKSTLISRISAAKPKIANYAFTTLEPNLGVVQIGDFPYEQSFTVADVPGLIEGAHLGAGLGVQFLRHIERTSVLVHLVDVSDSAVTTDAALAEGETADPVENFKVITAELKSFDPALAAKPTIVVATKIDSANPEKLKNLKAYAKRRKLPYFEISAVTGEGIEKLKFAMAEAVATHRTEDLTHPTKPEPKIEKAPKRKAIYPPPAPNARGSRTH from the coding sequence ATGTTTATTGACGAAGCGCGAATCCGCATCAAGGCCGGCGACGGCGGCAACGGTTGTATGGCGTTCCGGCGCGAGAAATTTGTGCCGCGCGGCGGCCCTTCCGGCGGCGACGGCGGCCACGGTGGCGACATCGTGCTGCGCAGCTCGCGCATGCACAACACGCTCGTGCACTTCCGCTTCAACCCGGAGCATAAGAGCGAACGCGGCGAACATGGCCTCGGCTCCAACATGAGCGGCCGCTCCGGCGAGCCGCTCGTGCTCAAGGTCCCCGTCGGCACCGTCGTCTACGACGAAGAGACCGGTGCGCAGATTCACGACTTCCAGCACGTGGACGAAGACTTCGTCATCGCCCGCGGCGGACGCGGCGGACGAGGCAACCAGCACTTCGCCACCAGCACGCACCAGGCCCCCCGCGAGCACGAACTCGGTCGCCCCGGCGAAGCGCGCACACTGCGCCTTGAACTCCGTCTGCTCGCCGATGCCGGCCTCGTAGGCTTCCCGAACGTCGGCAAGTCGACACTCATCTCGCGCATTTCCGCCGCAAAGCCGAAGATCGCAAACTACGCCTTCACCACGCTCGAGCCCAACCTCGGCGTTGTGCAGATCGGCGACTTCCCCTACGAGCAGTCGTTTACCGTGGCCGACGTCCCCGGCCTCATCGAAGGCGCGCATCTCGGCGCAGGCCTCGGCGTACAGTTTCTGCGCCACATTGAGCGCACCAGCGTTCTCGTGCACCTCGTCGATGTTTCCGACAGCGCGGTGACGACCGACGCCGCGCTCGCCGAAGGCGAAACCGCAGACCCGGTCGAAAACTTCAAGGTCATCACCGCCGAGCTCAAGAGCTTCGACCCCGCGCTCGCGGCCAAGCCGACCATCGTCGTCGCCACGAAGATCGACTCCGCCAACCCCGAGAAGCTGAAGAACCTGAAGGCCTACGCCAAGCGCCGCAAGCTGCCGTACTTTGAGATCTCCGCCGTGACCGGCGAAGGCATCGAGAAGCTGAAGTTTGCCATGGCCGAAGCCGTCGCCACGCATCGCACCGAAGATCTCACGCACCCGACCAAGCCGGAGCCGAAGATCGAGAAGGCGCCGAAGCGCAAGGCGATCTATCCGCCGCCTGCCCCCAACGCGCGCGGCAGCCGCACGCACTAG